In Paenibacillus sonchi, the genomic stretch AGTGAACGGGCTGCCAGATTCGGAATATAATGCAGCTCATCGGCCAGCTGCAGGATCTGGCGGCGTGTCTTCTCAGGAATGGTCTGATTATCCACACGATTCAGCACATAGCTTACGGTGGCAACGGATACGTTGGCACGGATGGCGATGTCCTTCATAGTTGTTTTTTTCAACAATCCAATCTCCTATCTGTCAATTTCCTAAAGATTAACATTAGCTTAGGCCGGGAGTCAATCCTCGAAATTCGTGTCATAAAAAACCTTTTATTTCTTGGTATTGATATAATATGTAAATTATTGTAGTATCAGCTTAATCGGTTAAGTCTACCGATTGTTGTCTATCCTTTACTCTATTACGGGAGGCGGTTATGCATGGACAATGTGGTGTTGTATCCCTTCAACAAGATTACGCAAGGGATCATCAGGTTCAGGGATTTAACAGATTTTACGGTAAGGGCGGTTGTTGATTTTGTCCTGCATAAGGGTAAGGACGCCGCTGAACTGGTGGAAGGCCGAGCGGCAGGAATCCCAATCACGGACAATTTTGAAGAGGTGTTCGGCATAGCGGATACCCTGATTCTGAATGATCCGGGAACTTCATTTGGGAATAACGAAGGCGTATATGGTGAGCATAACCTCAGTCAGCTGTGGAGATTGCTGGTTGCCTCTGCCCATGAGCATAAGCTGCGGATCATCAGTGTGCACGAAATTATTGACCGCCCTACCCTGGATTGGTTGCTTAAGAATGGAATTACGATTGAGATTCTACCGCAAATCCCCGCAAGTCTGCAGCACCGGCTCCATACAGAATATATATTTCCTTCCCCTGGAGATGAAGTAGCCACTTATTTATCCTATTTTGATATAGACGCACAAATAACCGCTTATAACCGCAATATTTGCAAGGTGGGGATATTCGCAACAAGAGGATGCCTCGGGAAGTTCACGGCTCAAATGTCATTGTTCCGGGCTCTTCGGCAGGCAGGAGAGAAGGTACAGGCGATTATAACCGAGCCTACGGCTGCGCTCTTCAACCAACCGGGCGGTGATATTATGAAATTTATTGCCCATAATCCGCTGAGCCAATATCCGTACTACATTCACGCAGCTGTCCGGGAAGCGGAGAGCGCAGGCTGTGATTATGTCCTGCTGTCAGGTCAAGGCTCGTTGCTCCCGAATGAGAATTTCGTGATTGCAGCGACCAAAGTCTCTTATTTACGGGCCTTGCAGCCGGACTTGACGATCCTGATTGCAGGCTACGATGATGATGAGCAGATCAGGGACAGCCTCGATATTCTCCGCATTTACGGTAATGCCAGCCGGCCGTTTGCCATTCTGATCCCGGATAAATACGAAATTGATTTTGGAGTATACATCTCGAAGACTCCTGAAGAAATAGAGCAGCGCAAGGAAGAAATCCGCAGCCGCTTTGATGCCGCGCATGTGGAATCGGTGCTGGACATTGGCAGGCTGGCAGGCAAGCTGGCTAACTATAAAAAGACTGTCAGATTATGATCCGGGGGGAGGCGGCGAATATGAAGAGAGTTGTACTGTATCCCTTCAATAAAATCACGCAGGGCCTGCTGCGCTTCCGTGACCTGCTGGATGTCGAGATCGTATCGGTCATCGACTTTGTGGAGGAAGACGGGCAGGATGCCGGAGCGCAGGTGGACGGGAAGCATTCGGGGATTCTGATCCATTCGTCAATGGCGGACGGTCTGAAGGACGCGGACACCCTGATTCTGAATGATCCCGGCACCACTTTTGGCGGGAATTCAAGTGTATTCGCTGAACATGATCTTGCCGGATTATGGCGGGAATTGGTCTTATACGCATCCGGCCGGGGCTTAAAGGTGATCAGTGTGCATGAAATTTATGACCGGGCTACCCTGGACTGGATGGCGGAGCAGCAAATACAGATCGATGTGGTTCACAGTCCCCGGGAGCAGCTTTTTCAGGAGATGGATAAGCGCTATGGCACGGGCGGAACGGATATTGAGCGCTATCTGGAACAGTTCCAAAAGGAAGCCTTGATGTTTTCCCGTCCCAGGTCGATTAAGAGAGTCGGGATTTTTGCCACCCGGGGGTGCATCGGGAAGTTTACCGTGCAGATGAATCTTTACAGGCAATTCGCAGCGGAGGGCATTCCGGCGACAGCTTTCATCACAGAGCCGACCGGGTTCCTGTTCGGGCAGCCTGAAGGGGATATCTTCAAGTTCCTGGCACAACGCCCGTTGGAGCAGTATCCGTACTATATCGACACAGTGATTCATCAGGCCCAGGACAGCGGCAGTGACTGGATCATTATGGCGGGGCAAAGCTCCATTCTTCCCACTATGAATATAGCGTTCAATTCCCTGAGATATGCGATGCTGCGGGCATTTGATCCGGAATATGTTCTGCTGATTGCCGGTTATGATGATGACGGCGCCATTCATGATGCAATTGAAATGTTAAGAATCTACTCCAGGCGGCCGCTTGCCCTGCTGCTGCCGGATAAGCTGGAAACCTCTTACGGGCAATACGAAATCTATCCCCACGAACGGAGAATGGCCCGGAAGCTTGAACTGGAACAGAAATTTCAAATTTATGTCCTCTTCATCGAACAGGCGGAAGCGGCGCTGAACCTTCTCCTGGAGGAAGCGGATGCCATTCCGGCCGGTTCCGGTGAGTAATTATGCTGCATCCTGGTGAATGCATCTATCAGATTGTCACCGACCGGTTCTGTGAAGGCAATCCCGCAGGCCGTCCTCGGGCGGAGCTGTTCCGGTGCAGGCAATCTGCGAAAATATCTCGGCGGCGACTGGGCAGGGATTATTGCCAGGATTCAGGACGGATACCTCACGGACATGGGGTTCAGTGCGATCCTGATCTCCCAGCCGGCAGAGAATATTCATGTATGTATGGAGGATGAGGAAGGCACAGCCTCCTATCATGGATATTGGCCCAGAGACTTCCTCCGGCCTAATCCTTATTTTGGTTCAATGGATACATTCAGAGCCCTGCTGAGCACTAACGCATGAGCATGGACTGAAAGTAATTATTTTTTACGTCCAATCATACCTCCCCGGCACTGGAACTGCGGCCAGATTACATGGAGAATGGTGCAATATACCGTGCGGGCCGGCTGGTAGCAGCGTACTCGGGAGATATGGAGCGTGTGTTTCTGCATAATGGCGGCACCGCGTTCCGGGATGCCGAGGATTCGCTGTACCGCAACCTGTATGACCTTGCCGGATTGGATCAAATGAACCCGCAGGCGGTATTTGAGCGCAGCTGCAAGAGGGATGTGGCACTGATCCTAATTAACCAGGAAGACAATGCGCAAATCCTGCCTCCGCTGACTACTTCCCTGCCGCAAGGTGCTTACTCCAGCCTCCTTAAGGATATTTTCCAGACCGCCCGGCGGTTCCGGCAGGCATACATCCTGTACAGGGTCTGACAGAAGGGGGGCAGAAGTTCCGGCTCCCGGAAGAACTGAAGGTGCGGACGGAACGCTGGTGCTCAAGACCGTACACACTGATTATGGTACCCGGGTCTATGTGACGGGGAATGTGTATGAGCTTGGAGCCTGGCAGGCGGAGAGGGCGGCAGGGCCATTTTACAACCAGATCGTCTACCGGTATCCAACCTGGTATTGCGATGTCAGCCTGCCGGCGGATTCCCGGATCGAGTTCAAAATTATGTTTAGGAGCGGCTCCGGAATGGTGCGCCTGGAGCAGGGAGAGGCTCATTGCCTTCATACGCCTGCGGAGGGTGTATCCGAAATGATAGCGGAGTGGCAGGGAGGCTGCCAAGAATCCTTTCAATTGTCCGAAGGAGATGCTGCATATGGATGAGAGACTGCAGTTTGACGGAACACACCTGACCTTTCAAACTGCGCTGGATGAAGAGAGAAGACGACTGATTGCCTGGCATTTTAAAAGCAGCTGGCTTGAGCTGCAGCAGGCTGTCCGGCTAACCACCCTCTCTTCCGAGAACAAATTTGCGCAGTTTCTGTTTCCGGTGGACAGGCCGCTCGGGCAAACGCTGGAGATGCGGGTTCCCGGGCCGGGCAGCCGCTACTATTACGCGGATTTAGGGATTATTAAAAAAGTGCAAACGTTTGTACCAATTTTGAGATCTAATGTGTTATTTATTTGTGATGACGGCAGCCCGATGTATTCGGACTGGTTCTCCTTCCAAAGAGATCATGCTTCGCCTCCGCTGCTGGAGCAAAATACATGGTGGGAATTCTTCACGGGGTATTCACTTTCTGCACATTGAGAGATTCGGAGGGGACAACCTATGCAATCAAGCACATCTGTCTTAATCCTGTCCTGGGAGTATCCGCCTGTGGTGATCGGAGGAATGGCCCCGCATGTCTATGAATTGTCCAGGCATTTGGCCTGCGGGCCGGCCGAGGTCCATGTAATTACCAATAGCGCCCCGGGACGGCCCGTTCTGGAAGTGGAGAACGGCGTATACGTGCACCGTGTGAATTCTTATGAGAACTTGACCGATTTCGAGGATTGGGTGCTTGAGTTCAATCTGGCAATTGTAGATTACGTTGCCTCCCGGCTCAGCGGGAACGTAAGGCTCGATCTTATTCACGCGCATGATTGGCTGGTCGGCTATGCCGCCCTTCTGCTGCATCAGCGGCTGGGATTACCGCTTGTGACAACGATCCATGCTACAGAATTTGGGAGGAATCAGGGATTGTTCACGCCTCAGCAGCACACGAATCATGCCATCGAACATGAACTGGTCACTTCGTCAGACAAGGTCATTGTATGCAGCCTGCATATGCAGCGGGAGGTCTGCACTGTGCATGGTCTTGACAAGTCTAGGACGGAGATTATCCCTAACGGCATTGATCTCCGTTCGTTGGAGCTGATTCCGGCACATTCCTTCAGAAGGGAGCATTACGCGCAGGATGGCGGCAAGATTGTCCTGTTCATTGGAAGACTGGTGAAGGAAAAAGGGGTACAGGTGCTGCTGCAAAGTATGCATGAGGTGCTGCGCGAATTTCCGCACTGCACCTGTATTATCGCAGGCCGGGGACCGATGTCCGCCGAGCTTGAGGACAGTGCGGCTGGGCTGGGGACAAGCATACGCTTCACCGGCTTCGTAGACAGCCAGGAGAAAAGCTTTCTGCTCCAGATTGCCGATGTCTGCGTATTTCCCAGTTTGTATGAGCCCTTCGGCATTGTGGCGCTGGAAGCGATGGGGAGCGGTACACCGGTAATTGTGTCAGAAGCGGGAGGGCTGGCCGAGATTGTTAAGCATGGGCGGACCGGACTCACCAGCGTGCCCGGAGACCCTGGCATGCTGGCGGCCCGGATTCTGCAGCTGCTCCGTGATTCTGATGAGGGAAGCTTGCTTGCGGAAGCAGCCCGGAGGGAAGTTCTGCTGCGGTATGATTGGCAGCCCATTGCGGACAGAACCGGAGAAGTCTATTCCACGCTGAGCGGCGTGAGATTATAAGGAAGGGGAGATGCCGGGATGACATCTTTTATAACGCTCAAGGAAGAGATTATTGATCTATCGCTCTGCGCGTCTTGCGGATTGTGTGCTGCAGTATGTCCCCAAGGCCTGCTTGCGATGAACGGCGATTCCGTTTCGCTTCCGGTTTTTCAGGGTCTGGAGAGCCAGGCGGCGGACACCTGCGGCAGCTGCAATCTCTGCTCGGAGGTGTGTCCGGGCTATGATACAGGTGTGATGGAATCCGAGCGGCGCATCTTTGGCCGCAACCGTTCGGAGCTTGAACGCTGGACCGGTATCTATTTATCTACCCATCAGTTATCGGCGGCGGACCCGGAAATTCTCGGCCGGGCGGCAGCCGGCGGGGCGGGAACGATCCTGGCGGCTACCGCACTGGAGGAGAAGCTTGCTGACGCAGTGATTGTTGTGGGGAGAGATGAGGAGCGTCCCTGGGTGCCGAAGGCCTACCTGGCCGATTCGGTGGAACGGATTATCGAGTGTGCGCAGACCAGCTACTGCATCACTCCCAACCTGGATCTGCTGCAGGATAGCAGATATGACAAGATCGGCATTATAGGCGTGCCTTGCCAGATTCAAGGAATCCACAAGCTGCTGAATCTGCCGGAGCACTTGCCGTCCTCTGTGCTGGCAGACAAAGTAGCGTTCACGATTGAGCTGGGATGCGCCTCCAACACCTCACTGGGCGGTACCGAGCATCTGATTACGGAGATCTTGGGGATTGAATTGGCTGACGTTGCTGTGATGCGCTACCGGGAGGGGCAATATCCGGGGCAATTCATGGTCAGGACCCGGCAGGGGCAGGAGTATTATCTGCCTTTTTACCGGCTGGTGGAGGAATTCAAAAAGTTCAAAACCTTCCGCTGCCTCGCTTGCCCGGACTGGTGGTCAGGGATCGCCGATATTTCGATTTCGGATGGAGATCCCAATATTTTTGATTCCAGCAAAGAAGGAATATCTGCTAAGGCATCCTCCACGGTAATGGTGCGGACGAAAACAGGGGCCCGCCTGCTTGAGCTTGCGGTGCGCCGGAATGCGGCCCAGCTGGTCGATTACACGTTTGATAATAATCTTGGACTGGAGCGGAAACGGCAGCGGTACCGCAGCTATGCGGCGATGGGCGGCCGGCGGATTCCGCTGGCTCCCGGCAGAGATATGGATTATTCGCAAATACTTTCCGATGACGAGGTGATCAGAATTGGGATTGGTCCGAAACAGGGTCGGCCTGCCGGCCAAATGTGATTTGCAGATTAAGGCGAAGCGGGAGGTGTGCTCCTTCGAATTCCATTCGGTTCCGGGAGACAAATCCATCTCCCAGCGGGCCATTGTCCTGAACGCTATCGCCGAAGGCCAGGGTACGGTGTACAACGTGCTGCGTTCCCGTGACATTGAGAGCTGCATCACGATTCTGCGCCAATTGGGTGTAAGGATTGCATGGAATGGGGATGATCTGTCCGTACATGGAAAAGGGCTGCGGGGCCTGCAGGCACCGGCTGGCAGGCTTGAGGTCGGGAATACGGCCACTTCGGCCCGTTTAATGTTGTCTGTACTGGCGGGACAGTCCTTTGCAGCGGAACTGGGCGGGAACGCACTGCTCTCGGCAAGACCCATGGACTGGGTTGTTCAGCCGCTGACGGACATGGGGGCGGTGATTGAATATCTTGGGGCCAAAGGCTGCCTGCCTTTACGGATTCAGGGAGCGTCCCCGTTGTCCCCCATAGACATGGAAGCCACTGTATTCAGCGCACAGGAAAAGTCAGCCCTGCTGTTCGCGGGATTATACGCAGAGGGAATCACACGTTACCGGCAACGCTGCCAAAGCCGGGATCATACCGAACGCCTGATGCATTATTTCGGCATAGATATTCAATCCGATAACGATGTTACCTTCCTGAAGGGAGGGAATGCCTTCTATGCCAAGGATGTAATGGTTCCGGGTGATATGTCCTCGGCGGCTTTTCTGCTGGCTGCATACGCTATTCGGGGAGCGGAGCGCAAGGGCAGCCTGCTGATCAAGCAGGTGGGTGTCAATCCAACCCGGAGCGGATTTATCCGGCTGCTTGCAGAGATGGGACTTCATTTAACGCTGCAAGCGGAAGCGGAGCTGATCTCCGGGGAACCGGTTGCAGATATCTACTGCACACCGGGAACCCGGTTGTCCTCTGTCTTAGCTGAAGGCAACGGGCGCATACAGAGCCTGATTGACGAAGTTCCTTTGCTGGCAGCGGTATCGGCATTTGCGGAAGGGGACACTGTGATCCGCGATTGCGGGGAATTAAGAGACAAGGATACGAACCGGATTCAGACCACCGCAGGGGTGCTAAAAGCTTTTGGCGTGGAAACCTCCTGCAGTGAAGACGAGATGGTCATTCATGGCGGCCGGCCTCTATCGCCTGCCACCGTAGACAGCTGTGGTGATCACCGGATCGCCATGACCGCAGCTGTATTGGCCAGCAGCCTGGATGAGCCTTCGATCATCCGCAACTGCGGCTGTATCAACGTTTCCTATCCGGGCTTCGTAGAGGATCTTTCGCAGTTTGCGCATATCGATGTTTTGCCCGCAGAATGATGCGGCCTGTTCCGCTTGAAAAGCCCCCGGCACTGTAAGATACGGTGCCGGGTTTTTTGGAAAGATAAGAATTTATATGTTTTGGGGGAACTGACTTCCCCCTTATTTAACTGTAATACAGTGTGGGAGAATATGGATATACCGGGAGCCTCACAGGAATATCCGCGATGCAGGAGGATAGGGCTCCATCAGCGGACTGAAGCGGACTGAGGGGACCTTATTTTGCCAAAAATCTTACTTTTTCAGCAGTTACGGACTCAGGCGACGTTATAACGTTCGATGGAGCCTGGAATGAAGGGGAAAGGGATAAATAAAGGCATCTCAGTCCGTTAGTCCTGCGGAATAGCCGAATCTTCTATCCATAACGGCTCTCCTGTCCGTAACGGCTGCGGATCGATCGCGAAGGAATAGGGCGATCCGTCTTTACCGGCTTCTTCGCAGGTGCTAGTTGGAAAAAGGGAACTTATTTTTCCGGAAGTTAAGAAATCCTGAGAGTTAAGTGGAAAAAGTAAATCTAATTGGGCTACTTTTCTGGTCCAATGGTAAAATAAGCCGAATTAGTGTCCCTTTTTCCACTTCATCTGCCCGAGGATAGGGTACTCTGGCAAATTAGTTAACCTTTTTCCACTTAAAAAGTTGCCGTAGGATTCACGGGGAGTCGTTCTCCAGGTAACGCTAGAACCAAAGACAGCTGCGTTGTCCCATGGAGGACGGCACAGCCGTTTTTGTTCGCGCTTGAGGATGAAATCCGGAAGCGGCTGCACGTTCCGTGAAGAACGGC encodes the following:
- a CDS encoding DUF1611 domain-containing protein, which encodes MDNVVLYPFNKITQGIIRFRDLTDFTVRAVVDFVLHKGKDAAELVEGRAAGIPITDNFEEVFGIADTLILNDPGTSFGNNEGVYGEHNLSQLWRLLVASAHEHKLRIISVHEIIDRPTLDWLLKNGITIEILPQIPASLQHRLHTEYIFPSPGDEVATYLSYFDIDAQITAYNRNICKVGIFATRGCLGKFTAQMSLFRALRQAGEKVQAIITEPTAALFNQPGGDIMKFIAHNPLSQYPYYIHAAVREAESAGCDYVLLSGQGSLLPNENFVIAATKVSYLRALQPDLTILIAGYDDDEQIRDSLDILRIYGNASRPFAILIPDKYEIDFGVYISKTPEEIEQRKEEIRSRFDAAHVESVLDIGRLAGKLANYKKTVRL
- a CDS encoding DUF1611 domain-containing protein encodes the protein MKRVVLYPFNKITQGLLRFRDLLDVEIVSVIDFVEEDGQDAGAQVDGKHSGILIHSSMADGLKDADTLILNDPGTTFGGNSSVFAEHDLAGLWRELVLYASGRGLKVISVHEIYDRATLDWMAEQQIQIDVVHSPREQLFQEMDKRYGTGGTDIERYLEQFQKEALMFSRPRSIKRVGIFATRGCIGKFTVQMNLYRQFAAEGIPATAFITEPTGFLFGQPEGDIFKFLAQRPLEQYPYYIDTVIHQAQDSGSDWIIMAGQSSILPTMNIAFNSLRYAMLRAFDPEYVLLIAGYDDDGAIHDAIEMLRIYSRRPLALLLPDKLETSYGQYEIYPHERRMARKLELEQKFQIYVLFIEQAEAALNLLLEEADAIPAGSGE
- a CDS encoding alpha-amylase family glycosyl hydrolase, with amino-acid sequence MNASIRLSPTGSVKAIPQAVLGRSCSGAGNLRKYLGGDWAGIIARIQDGYLTDMGFSAILISQPAENIHVCMEDEEGTASYHGYWPRDFLRPNPYFGSMDTFRALLSTNA
- a CDS encoding carbohydrate-binding module family 20 domain-containing protein, encoding MLKTVHTDYGTRVYVTGNVYELGAWQAERAAGPFYNQIVYRYPTWYCDVSLPADSRIEFKIMFRSGSGMVRLEQGEAHCLHTPAEGVSEMIAEWQGGCQESFQLSEGDAAYG
- a CDS encoding glycosyltransferase family 4 protein — its product is MQSSTSVLILSWEYPPVVIGGMAPHVYELSRHLACGPAEVHVITNSAPGRPVLEVENGVYVHRVNSYENLTDFEDWVLEFNLAIVDYVASRLSGNVRLDLIHAHDWLVGYAALLLHQRLGLPLVTTIHATEFGRNQGLFTPQQHTNHAIEHELVTSSDKVIVCSLHMQREVCTVHGLDKSRTEIIPNGIDLRSLELIPAHSFRREHYAQDGGKIVLFIGRLVKEKGVQVLLQSMHEVLREFPHCTCIIAGRGPMSAELEDSAAGLGTSIRFTGFVDSQEKSFLLQIADVCVFPSLYEPFGIVALEAMGSGTPVIVSEAGGLAEIVKHGRTGLTSVPGDPGMLAARILQLLRDSDEGSLLAEAARREVLLRYDWQPIADRTGEVYSTLSGVRL
- a CDS encoding Coenzyme F420 hydrogenase/dehydrogenase, beta subunit C-terminal domain codes for the protein MTSFITLKEEIIDLSLCASCGLCAAVCPQGLLAMNGDSVSLPVFQGLESQAADTCGSCNLCSEVCPGYDTGVMESERRIFGRNRSELERWTGIYLSTHQLSAADPEILGRAAAGGAGTILAATALEEKLADAVIVVGRDEERPWVPKAYLADSVERIIECAQTSYCITPNLDLLQDSRYDKIGIIGVPCQIQGIHKLLNLPEHLPSSVLADKVAFTIELGCASNTSLGGTEHLITEILGIELADVAVMRYREGQYPGQFMVRTRQGQEYYLPFYRLVEEFKKFKTFRCLACPDWWSGIADISISDGDPNIFDSSKEGISAKASSTVMVRTKTGARLLELAVRRNAAQLVDYTFDNNLGLERKRQRYRSYAAMGGRRIPLAPGRDMDYSQILSDDEVIRIGIGPKQGRPAGQM
- the aroA gene encoding 3-phosphoshikimate 1-carboxyvinyltransferase — translated: MGLVRNRVGLPAKCDLQIKAKREVCSFEFHSVPGDKSISQRAIVLNAIAEGQGTVYNVLRSRDIESCITILRQLGVRIAWNGDDLSVHGKGLRGLQAPAGRLEVGNTATSARLMLSVLAGQSFAAELGGNALLSARPMDWVVQPLTDMGAVIEYLGAKGCLPLRIQGASPLSPIDMEATVFSAQEKSALLFAGLYAEGITRYRQRCQSRDHTERLMHYFGIDIQSDNDVTFLKGGNAFYAKDVMVPGDMSSAAFLLAAYAIRGAERKGSLLIKQVGVNPTRSGFIRLLAEMGLHLTLQAEAELISGEPVADIYCTPGTRLSSVLAEGNGRIQSLIDEVPLLAAVSAFAEGDTVIRDCGELRDKDTNRIQTTAGVLKAFGVETSCSEDEMVIHGGRPLSPATVDSCGDHRIAMTAAVLASSLDEPSIIRNCGCINVSYPGFVEDLSQFAHIDVLPAE